The Winogradskyella schleiferi genome has a window encoding:
- the sucD gene encoding succinate--CoA ligase subunit alpha: protein MSVLVNKNSNIIVQGFTGSEGTFHAEQMIEYGTNVVGGVTPGKGGQTHLDKPVFNTVSEAVEKVGADTTIIFVPPAFAADAIMEAADAGIKVIITITEGIPVADMIKASNYIKDKDCRLIGPNCPGVITPGEAKVGIMPGFVFKKGNVGIVSKSGTLTYEAADQVVKQGLGITTAIGIGGDPIIGTTTKEAVELLINDPETEAVVMIGEIGGQLEADAAHWYKESGSKKPVIGFIAGETAPAGRTMGHAGAIVGGSDDTAQAKKKIMRACGIHVVDSPAEIGKKVAEVLG from the coding sequence ATGAGCGTTTTAGTTAATAAGAATTCCAATATTATAGTTCAAGGTTTTACAGGTAGTGAAGGTACATTTCACGCTGAGCAAATGATTGAATATGGCACAAACGTTGTTGGAGGTGTTACACCCGGAAAAGGTGGTCAAACACATCTAGACAAACCTGTTTTTAATACAGTTTCTGAAGCTGTTGAAAAAGTGGGAGCCGATACTACAATTATTTTTGTACCACCAGCTTTTGCTGCTGATGCTATTATGGAAGCTGCAGATGCAGGAATTAAAGTTATTATTACAATAACTGAAGGTATTCCGGTTGCAGATATGATTAAAGCCTCTAACTACATAAAAGATAAAGACTGTCGTTTAATTGGCCCTAACTGTCCTGGTGTTATTACACCTGGCGAAGCTAAAGTTGGTATTATGCCAGGTTTTGTTTTCAAAAAAGGGAATGTTGGAATCGTTTCTAAATCTGGAACATTAACGTATGAAGCGGCTGATCAAGTCGTAAAACAAGGTTTAGGAATTACAACAGCCATAGGTATTGGCGGTGATCCAATTATTGGAACCACAACTAAGGAAGCGGTTGAATTATTAATCAATGATCCGGAAACTGAAGCTGTAGTAATGATTGGCGAAATTGGAGGTCAGTTGGAAGCCGATGCTGCACATTGGTATAAAGAAAGTGGAAGTAAAAAACCTGTTATTGGTTTTATTGCTGGTGAAACTGCTCCTGCTGGTCGTACAATGGGTCATGCTGGCGCTATTGTAGGCGGAAGTGATGATACTGCACAAGCCAAAAAGAAAATTATGAGAGCATGTGGAATCCATGTCGTGGATTCACCTGCTGAAATAGGAAAGAAAGTAGCTGAAGTTTTAGGGTAA
- the lpxD gene encoding UDP-3-O-(3-hydroxymyristoyl)glucosamine N-acyltransferase: MKFTAEQIAGILEGTVIGDPNVEVFKLSKIEEGTKGSLTFLSNLKYTPYIYKTEASITIVNADFEPEKPIFTTLIKVEDAYEGFSKLLEYYNQIKLNKSGIEQPSFISDSAKVGADIYIGAFSYIGDNVILGDNVKIFPNAYIGDNVTIGDNSIVFSGGKIYSDCVIGKSCVINSGVIIGADGFGFAPNKEGGYSKIPQIGNVILEDFVDIGAGTTIDRATMGSTILRYGVKLDNQIQIAHNVEIGKNTVIAAQTGVAGSTKIGEHCQIGGQVGIAGHLLIGNNVKIQAQSGIGRNVKDNEVLQGSPALGYGDYNKSYVYFKNLPKIVKNINEIEKRVDGHN; the protein is encoded by the coding sequence ATGAAATTTACAGCAGAACAAATCGCAGGTATTTTAGAAGGAACTGTTATTGGCGACCCTAATGTTGAAGTTTTCAAGCTTTCAAAAATCGAAGAAGGAACAAAAGGCTCATTGACTTTTCTATCCAATCTAAAATACACACCTTATATATATAAGACAGAAGCGTCTATAACTATTGTAAATGCAGATTTTGAACCAGAAAAACCAATTTTCACAACGCTCATAAAGGTTGAAGATGCTTACGAGGGCTTTTCAAAATTGTTGGAATATTACAATCAAATTAAGTTAAACAAATCTGGTATAGAGCAACCAAGCTTTATTTCAGATTCCGCGAAAGTTGGTGCTGACATATATATAGGAGCGTTTTCTTATATTGGAGACAACGTGATTCTTGGCGATAATGTTAAGATATTTCCGAATGCTTATATTGGAGATAACGTTACAATTGGAGATAACAGCATTGTGTTTTCCGGAGGCAAGATATATTCAGATTGTGTTATTGGTAAAAGTTGTGTTATTAATTCTGGAGTTATAATAGGAGCAGATGGTTTTGGTTTTGCACCAAATAAAGAAGGTGGATATTCTAAAATCCCTCAAATAGGAAATGTGATATTGGAAGATTTTGTAGATATTGGTGCAGGTACAACTATAGATCGCGCTACCATGGGATCTACAATATTGAGATATGGTGTAAAATTAGATAACCAAATACAGATTGCCCACAACGTAGAGATTGGAAAGAATACTGTAATCGCAGCCCAAACAGGTGTTGCGGGTTCTACCAAAATTGGGGAACACTGCCAAATTGGAGGCCAAGTGGGTATCGCTGGTCATTTATTGATTGGTAATAATGTGAAAATACAAGCCCAATCTGGCATTGGTAGAAATGTAAAAGACAACGAAGTATTACAAGGTTCGCCAGCATTAGGTTACGGTGACTATAATAAATCTTATGTTTATTTTAAAAATTTGCCTAAGATTGTAAAAAATATAAACGAAATAGAAAAAAGAGTAGATGGCCATAATTAA
- the lpxA gene encoding acyl-ACP--UDP-N-acetylglucosamine O-acyltransferase — MNQPLAYVHPGAKIAKNVVIEPFTTIHNNVKIGEGTWIGSNVTIMEGARIGKNCNIFPGAVISAVPQDLKYNDEDTTVEIGDNVTIRECVTINRGTTDKMKTVIGDNCLIMAYCHIAHDCIVGNNCIFSNNSTLAGHISVGDYVVLAGMTAVHQFCSIGNHAFVTGGSLVRKDVPPYVKAAREPLSYVGINSVGLRRRGYSTEKIREIQNIYRILYQKNYNNTQASDLIEAEMEATPERDEILQFIKNSHRGIMKGYFKSN, encoded by the coding sequence ATGAACCAACCTTTAGCATACGTACATCCAGGAGCAAAAATTGCTAAGAATGTCGTCATAGAACCTTTTACAACCATACATAATAATGTAAAAATTGGAGAAGGTACTTGGATTGGAAGTAATGTAACTATTATGGAAGGTGCTCGTATAGGAAAAAATTGTAATATTTTCCCAGGAGCGGTAATTTCTGCCGTACCTCAAGATTTAAAATATAATGATGAAGACACTACCGTAGAAATAGGAGATAATGTCACCATAAGGGAATGTGTAACTATTAATCGCGGTACAACAGACAAAATGAAAACAGTCATAGGTGATAATTGTTTGATAATGGCCTATTGCCATATTGCTCACGATTGTATTGTGGGTAACAATTGTATTTTTTCAAACAACAGTACGCTTGCAGGTCATATTAGTGTCGGTGACTATGTGGTCTTAGCCGGAATGACAGCTGTTCATCAATTTTGCTCCATAGGAAACCATGCTTTTGTAACTGGTGGGTCACTAGTGCGTAAAGACGTTCCACCATATGTTAAAGCAGCCAGAGAACCTTTGTCGTATGTCGGAATTAACTCCGTAGGCTTAAGGCGTAGAGGCTACAGTACAGAAAAAATAAGGGAGATTCAGAATATTTACAGAATACTCTATCAAAAAAATTATAATAATACCCAAGCTTCAGATTTAATTGAAGCGGAAATGGAAGCCACACCAGAACGTGATGAGATTCTTCAGTTTATAAAGAATTCGCATCGTGGAATTATGAAAGGGTATTTCAAATCGAACTAG
- the porX gene encoding T9SS response regulator signal transducer PorX has product MINILWVDDEIDLLKPHIIFLEQKGYNVTKCQSGTEALEIITDTNFDIVFLDENMPGLTGLETLNEIKERRANLPIVMITKSEEEYIMEEAIGNKIADYLIKPVNPNQILLSLKKNLDHSRLVSEKTTSNYQQEFRKIAMDLSMVNSFEEWVDLYQKLIYWELQLEGIEDVGMTDILESQKTEANMQFGKFIEKNYEDWFQPNTDAPVMSHTLFKDKVVPELSDKQPTLLVVIDNLRYDQWKAFEPIVNNYYKKASELAFYSILPTATQYARNAIFSGLMPADMESLFPQYWKNDTDEGGKNMHEGDFLREQLKRLGLGHIKHEYHKITNLKSGKKLVENFRSLKENDLNVIVYNFVDMLSHSKTEMEVVKELASNDKAYRSLTVSWFKNSPLLEMIQLSQQLGFKLILTTDHGTINVKAPSKVIGDRDTSLNLRYKTGRSLTYQDKDVLAVKDPKSIHLPSLNMSSSFIFAKGDLFLAYPNNFNHYVSYYRNTYQHGGVSLEEMIIPFVVMDPK; this is encoded by the coding sequence ATGATAAATATTCTCTGGGTTGACGATGAAATCGACTTACTAAAGCCTCATATTATTTTTTTAGAACAAAAAGGCTATAATGTTACCAAATGCCAAAGTGGTACGGAAGCTTTAGAAATTATTACTGATACTAATTTCGATATTGTCTTTTTGGATGAGAATATGCCAGGTCTTACAGGTCTGGAAACGTTAAACGAAATAAAGGAACGACGTGCCAATTTACCTATTGTAATGATTACAAAAAGTGAAGAGGAATATATTATGGAAGAAGCCATTGGTAATAAGATTGCAGATTATTTGATAAAACCCGTAAACCCGAATCAGATTTTATTGAGCTTGAAGAAGAATTTGGACCATTCTCGTTTGGTATCTGAAAAAACAACCTCTAATTATCAACAGGAATTTAGGAAGATTGCCATGGATTTGTCCATGGTCAATTCTTTTGAAGAATGGGTGGATTTATATCAAAAACTAATTTACTGGGAATTACAACTTGAAGGGATTGAAGATGTGGGAATGACAGACATTCTCGAATCCCAAAAAACCGAAGCCAATATGCAATTCGGTAAGTTTATTGAGAAAAATTACGAAGATTGGTTCCAACCGAATACTGATGCACCTGTGATGTCTCATACGCTATTTAAGGATAAAGTGGTACCAGAATTAAGCGATAAGCAACCCACACTTTTGGTTGTTATTGATAATTTGCGCTACGACCAATGGAAAGCCTTTGAACCTATTGTTAACAATTACTACAAAAAAGCTTCAGAATTAGCATTTTATAGCATCTTGCCAACGGCGACGCAATATGCCAGAAATGCCATTTTCTCTGGATTAATGCCAGCAGATATGGAAAGCTTGTTTCCGCAGTATTGGAAAAACGATACTGACGAAGGCGGAAAAAACATGCACGAAGGCGATTTTTTAAGAGAACAATTAAAACGTTTGGGATTAGGACATATCAAACATGAATACCATAAAATTACCAATCTGAAATCGGGTAAAAAGCTGGTTGAAAACTTTAGATCGCTAAAGGAAAATGACCTCAATGTAATTGTCTATAATTTTGTGGATATGCTCTCTCACTCTAAAACCGAAATGGAAGTGGTTAAAGAATTGGCGTCAAATGATAAGGCGTATCGTTCGCTGACAGTAAGTTGGTTCAAAAACTCGCCTTTATTGGAAATGATTCAGCTATCGCAACAATTGGGTTTCAAACTCATATTGACCACCGATCATGGCACCATAAATGTAAAAGCGCCTTCTAAAGTTATTGGAGATAGAGACACCAGTTTAAATCTACGTTATAAAACAGGTCGAAGTCTTACTTATCAAGACAAAGATGTATTGGCAGTTAAAGACCCTAAGTCCATTCATTTACCTTCCTTAAATATGAGCAGTTCTTTTATTTTTGCTAAAGGCGATTTGTTTTTGGCGTATCCAAATAATTTTAACCATTATGTGAGTTATTACAGAAACACTTATCAGCATGGCGGTGTGTCTTTGGAAGAAATGATTATACCTTTTGTGGTAATGGATCCTAAGTAG
- the efp gene encoding elongation factor P, protein MASTSDIRNGLCIRYNNDIYKIIEFLHVKPGKGPAFVRTKMKSVTTGKVLDNTFSAGHKIEDVRVETHKFQYLYNDGEFYHFMNEADYTQIRLLESAIDRTDLMKEGEVVTIQINTEDNMPLSVDLPASVILEVTATEPGVKGNTATNATKPATVESGAEVNVPLFINEGDKIKVETEKGTYKERIKE, encoded by the coding sequence ATGGCAAGCACATCAGATATTAGAAACGGATTATGTATAAGATACAATAACGATATTTATAAGATCATAGAGTTTCTTCATGTAAAACCAGGTAAGGGACCAGCTTTTGTAAGAACTAAAATGAAAAGTGTCACAACAGGTAAGGTTTTGGATAATACATTTTCAGCTGGACATAAAATTGAAGACGTACGTGTTGAAACGCATAAATTTCAATATTTATATAATGATGGTGAATTTTATCATTTTATGAATGAAGCCGATTACACGCAAATACGATTATTGGAATCCGCTATAGATAGAACCGACTTAATGAAAGAAGGTGAAGTAGTCACCATTCAAATTAACACTGAGGACAATATGCCACTTTCTGTAGATTTACCAGCTTCGGTAATTTTAGAAGTCACTGCAACAGAGCCAGGTGTTAAAGGAAATACAGCAACCAATGCAACTAAACCAGCCACTGTCGAATCTGGAGCCGAAGTCAATGTACCATTGTTCATCAATGAAGGTGATAAGATTAAAGTTGAAACTGAAAAAGGAACTTACAAAGAACGAATCAAAGAATAA
- a CDS encoding HD domain-containing protein — MPTNNKLKIFNDPIYGFITIPNSLIFDIIQHKYFQRLRRISQMGLSYLVYPGAHHTRFHHALGCMHLMQKAINVLSFKGVAISEDEENGLLIAILLHDIGHGPFSHAMEHSIVNDVSHEEISLRFMEELNTEFNGSLTLAISIFKGEYPRQFMCELISSQLDMDRADYLKRDSFYTGVAEGNINSERLITMLNVVDDQLVVEEKGILSVEKFLIARRFMYWQVYMHKTGVVAEQLLVGTLKRAKEVVQEGIKLNCSDALYYFLFSEINAENFNSETLAVFSKLDDYDIIAAMKEWQNHEDFVLSNLCQMILDRNLLKVKLKNKPIKTSDLKMHVEALIKKHNVTKHEASYFVFHGELINQAYQNKFQKINILFKSGKIKDIVKASDQLNLKALSKPITKYYMCYPKKKM; from the coding sequence TTGCCTACAAATAATAAGCTTAAAATCTTTAACGATCCAATTTACGGATTTATTACGATTCCCAATTCGTTGATTTTCGATATCATTCAGCATAAATACTTTCAAAGGTTACGTCGCATTAGTCAAATGGGATTGTCCTATTTGGTATATCCTGGTGCGCATCATACACGTTTTCATCATGCGTTAGGTTGTATGCACTTAATGCAAAAAGCTATCAATGTGCTTAGTTTTAAAGGGGTTGCGATATCTGAAGATGAAGAAAACGGTTTGTTAATAGCTATTCTTTTGCACGATATTGGCCACGGTCCATTTTCGCATGCCATGGAACATAGCATTGTAAATGACGTTTCACATGAAGAAATTTCGCTTCGTTTTATGGAAGAACTCAATACAGAGTTTAACGGAAGTTTAACGTTAGCCATCTCCATTTTTAAAGGCGAGTATCCAAGACAGTTTATGTGCGAGCTCATTTCTAGCCAATTGGATATGGACAGGGCCGATTATCTTAAACGCGATAGTTTTTATACAGGAGTCGCGGAAGGGAACATTAATAGCGAACGCTTAATTACGATGCTCAACGTTGTAGACGACCAATTAGTAGTTGAGGAAAAAGGCATTTTGAGCGTTGAGAAATTTTTAATTGCCAGACGTTTTATGTATTGGCAAGTATATATGCACAAAACAGGTGTAGTTGCCGAGCAATTATTAGTAGGGACTTTAAAACGAGCCAAAGAAGTGGTGCAGGAAGGGATAAAGTTGAATTGCAGCGACGCTTTATATTATTTTTTGTTTTCAGAAATAAATGCCGAAAATTTTAATTCAGAAACCTTGGCTGTTTTTTCTAAACTAGACGATTATGATATTATTGCAGCCATGAAAGAGTGGCAAAATCATGAAGATTTTGTATTGAGCAATCTTTGTCAAATGATTTTGGATAGAAATTTGTTAAAAGTGAAGTTGAAGAATAAGCCTATCAAGACTTCAGACTTAAAAATGCATGTTGAAGCTTTGATTAAAAAACATAACGTTACAAAGCATGAAGCTTCTTATTTTGTGTTTCATGGTGAATTAATCAATCAAGCATATCAAAATAAATTTCAAAAGATTAATATCTTATTTAAATCTGGAAAAATAAAGGATATTGTTAAGGCATCGGACCAATTAAACCTAAAAGCATTGAGCAAACCCATCACTAAATATTATATGTGCTATCCTAAAAAGAAAATGTAA
- a CDS encoding nuclear transport factor 2 family protein, giving the protein MTAKEVVKAFYESDLANDPKVVEQFFHKDCELHWTNSQGFVLLDYSDLKDFFKGTRKSYNSLRFEFTHFIEAGNFVTSRHTLFGHTIENPETETTLAHFTTIWEVKDGKLYRGYEISQQADESDDISMASYM; this is encoded by the coding sequence ATGACTGCAAAAGAAGTAGTTAAGGCATTTTATGAATCTGATTTGGCTAATGATCCAAAGGTTGTGGAACAGTTTTTTCATAAAGATTGTGAATTACACTGGACCAATAGTCAAGGATTTGTATTGTTGGATTATAGTGATTTGAAAGATTTTTTTAAAGGGACACGTAAATCATATAACAGTCTTCGTTTCGAATTTACCCATTTCATAGAAGCTGGGAATTTTGTCACGTCAAGACATACACTCTTTGGACACACCATAGAAAACCCAGAAACAGAAACTACCTTAGCACATTTTACAACGATTTGGGAGGTAAAAGACGGCAAGTTATATCGTGGTTATGAAATCAGTCAGCAAGCTGACGAATCCGACGATATTAGCATGGCATCATACATGTAA
- a CDS encoding bifunctional UDP-3-O-[3-hydroxymyristoyl] N-acetylglucosamine deacetylase/3-hydroxyacyl-ACP dehydratase: MAIIKTETKQKTIEKEVTLTGVGLHTGAEVKLVFKPGAENSGFVFVRVDLEGSPKIEADANYVTSTQRGTCLERNGVTIQTCEHVLAALVGLDIDNAILELDASEPPIMDGSSKYFVEAIEKAGIVEQDAFREEYEVTQVVSYTDEESGSEIILMPSNSYQITTMVDFGTKVLGTQNATLNNVSDFKSEIANARTFSFLHEIEMLLEHGLIKGGDLNNAIVYVDKELSPKTMEKLRVAFKKDNIAVKPNGILDNLTLHHPNEAARHKLLDVVGDLALIGTRLRGKVIANKPGHFVNTQFAKKMSKLIKNERRNNVPQVDLNTPPLMDVNQIMDMLPHRQPFLLLDKVYELTDNHVIGMKNVTMNEEFFKGHFPGAPVMPGVLIVEAMAQTGGILVLSTVPDPENYLTFFMKMDNVKFKQKVVPGDTLIFKCSLITPIRRGICHMQGYAYANGKLCAEAELMAQISKVK; this comes from the coding sequence ATGGCCATAATTAAAACGGAGACAAAACAAAAAACCATTGAAAAGGAAGTTACGCTAACAGGAGTCGGACTTCATACTGGTGCAGAAGTAAAGTTGGTGTTTAAACCAGGTGCAGAAAATTCTGGATTTGTGTTTGTACGCGTAGATTTGGAAGGTAGTCCTAAAATCGAAGCGGATGCCAATTACGTTACCAGTACACAGCGAGGAACATGTTTGGAAAGAAATGGAGTAACCATTCAAACTTGCGAGCATGTATTGGCTGCTTTGGTTGGTTTAGATATCGATAATGCAATTTTAGAATTAGATGCTTCAGAGCCACCCATAATGGATGGGTCTTCGAAATATTTTGTAGAGGCCATCGAAAAGGCTGGTATAGTTGAGCAAGATGCATTTAGAGAAGAATATGAAGTAACCCAAGTGGTATCTTACACAGATGAAGAATCTGGTAGTGAGATTATTTTAATGCCTTCTAATTCTTATCAAATTACAACCATGGTTGATTTTGGAACTAAAGTTTTAGGAACTCAAAATGCAACTTTAAATAATGTTTCAGATTTTAAATCTGAAATAGCAAATGCCAGAACGTTTAGTTTTTTGCATGAGATTGAAATGCTGTTAGAACATGGATTGATTAAAGGTGGTGATCTCAACAATGCTATTGTTTATGTAGATAAAGAACTCTCTCCAAAAACTATGGAAAAATTGAGAGTCGCTTTCAAAAAAGATAACATAGCAGTAAAGCCAAATGGCATCTTGGATAATCTAACATTACATCATCCAAACGAGGCAGCACGTCATAAACTATTGGATGTGGTTGGCGATTTAGCATTGATTGGTACACGATTAAGAGGAAAAGTCATTGCTAACAAGCCAGGTCATTTTGTAAATACTCAATTTGCAAAAAAGATGTCTAAGCTTATAAAAAACGAAAGAAGAAATAATGTTCCTCAAGTAGATTTGAATACACCACCTCTAATGGATGTGAATCAAATTATGGATATGTTACCGCACAGACAACCATTTTTGTTGCTGGATAAAGTTTATGAGCTCACGGACAACCATGTTATTGGTATGAAAAATGTGACTATGAACGAAGAGTTCTTTAAAGGACATTTTCCAGGAGCACCAGTAATGCCAGGTGTTTTAATTGTGGAAGCTATGGCACAAACCGGAGGGATTTTAGTTTTGAGCACAGTTCCAGATCCTGAAAATTATTTAACATTTTTCATGAAAATGGATAATGTGAAATTCAAACAAAAAGTAGTGCCTGGTGACACCTTAATATTCAAATGTTCATTAATTACACCAATAAGACGTGGTATTTGCCACATGCAAGGTTATGCATATGCCAATGGTAAATTATGTGCAGAGGCTGAATTGATGGCACAAATATCAAAAGTAAAATAA
- a CDS encoding UDP-3-O-(3-hydroxymyristoyl)glucosamine N-acyltransferase has product MKFPKPYTLKQIAALIDCEYKGAEDFEILGINEIHVVEPGDIVFVDHPKYYDKALESAATIVLINKDVDCPDGKALLISDDPFRDFNKLTEHFKPFRASNSAIASDAIIGEGTVIQPNCFIGNNVTIGKNCIIHANVSIYDDTIIGDDVTIHAGTVLGASAFYYKNRPEGYDQLKSGGRVIIKNNVDIGALCTIDRGVTGDTTIGEGSKLDNQIQVGHDTVIGKKCLIASQTGIAGCVVIEDNVTIWGQVGIKSGITLAKGTVLYAQSGLGHSTEEGKTYFGSPAQDARAMFKEMAYIKKIPEILQKLKNLS; this is encoded by the coding sequence ATGAAATTCCCAAAACCATATACTTTAAAACAAATCGCAGCATTAATTGATTGCGAATATAAAGGTGCGGAAGATTTTGAAATTTTAGGCATCAACGAAATTCATGTGGTGGAACCTGGAGACATAGTGTTTGTAGATCATCCAAAATATTATGATAAAGCTTTAGAATCTGCTGCAACTATTGTTTTAATCAACAAAGATGTTGATTGTCCTGATGGAAAAGCACTTTTAATTTCAGATGATCCTTTTCGGGATTTTAATAAACTAACAGAACATTTTAAACCATTTAGAGCATCGAATTCAGCCATTGCGAGTGATGCTATAATAGGTGAAGGCACTGTGATTCAGCCCAACTGTTTTATAGGTAATAATGTAACCATTGGTAAAAACTGCATCATTCATGCTAACGTAAGCATTTATGATGATACTATAATTGGAGATGATGTTACCATTCATGCAGGAACCGTTTTAGGCGCGAGTGCATTCTACTATAAAAATAGACCGGAAGGGTACGATCAGTTAAAATCCGGAGGTCGTGTTATTATAAAAAACAACGTAGATATTGGTGCGCTTTGTACAATAGATAGAGGTGTCACTGGAGATACAACTATTGGTGAAGGTTCAAAATTGGATAATCAAATTCAGGTTGGACATGATACTGTCATTGGTAAAAAATGTTTAATAGCTTCACAAACGGGAATTGCCGGATGTGTTGTTATTGAGGATAATGTGACCATTTGGGGGCAAGTTGGCATAAAAAGTGGCATTACATTGGCAAAAGGAACTGTTTTGTATGCACAATCTGGTTTAGGGCATTCCACAGAAGAAGGGAAAACATACTTCGGTTCACCAGCACAAGACGCTAGAGCCATGTTTAAAGAGATGGCTTACATTAAAAAAATTCCAGAAATTCTTCAAAAATTAAAAAACTTATCATGA
- the fabG gene encoding 3-oxoacyl-[acyl-carrier-protein] reductase has translation MKLLEGKTAIITGASRGIGKGIAEIFAEHGANVAFTYSSSVEAANALEKELNAKGVKAKGYQSNAANFDESQKLAEEVLAEFGSIDILVNNAGITKDNLLMRMGEEDFDKVIEVNLKSVFNMTKAVQRTMLKQRKGSIINMSSVVGVKGNAGQTNYAASKAGIIGFSKSVALELGSRNIRSNVIAPGFIETEMTAKLDEETVKGWRAGIPLKRGGTPEDIANACVFLASDLSAYVTGQTLNVDGGMLT, from the coding sequence ATGAAACTTTTAGAAGGAAAAACAGCCATAATAACAGGTGCGAGTAGAGGCATTGGAAAAGGAATCGCTGAAATTTTTGCAGAGCATGGCGCAAATGTGGCGTTCACATACAGCTCATCCGTTGAAGCTGCTAATGCACTTGAAAAAGAATTAAATGCCAAAGGTGTGAAAGCTAAAGGCTACCAAAGTAATGCTGCAAATTTTGATGAATCCCAAAAATTGGCTGAAGAAGTTTTAGCAGAATTCGGTTCTATTGATATTCTTGTGAATAATGCAGGAATCACAAAAGATAATCTCCTTATGCGAATGGGAGAAGAAGATTTTGATAAGGTCATTGAAGTAAACTTAAAATCGGTTTTTAACATGACTAAGGCGGTTCAGCGTACCATGTTAAAGCAACGAAAAGGGTCTATAATTAATATGAGTTCTGTTGTTGGAGTTAAAGGTAACGCAGGACAAACTAATTATGCAGCATCTAAAGCCGGAATTATTGGATTTTCTAAGTCCGTAGCCTTAGAATTAGGCTCACGAAATATAAGAAGTAACGTCATTGCACCTGGTTTTATAGAAACTGAAATGACAGCAAAATTGGATGAGGAAACTGTAAAAGGATGGAGAGCAGGTATTCCATTAAAACGCGGAGGTACACCAGAAGATATTGCTAATGCTTGTGTATTTTTAGCTAGTGATTTAAGCGCTTATGTTACCGGACAGACGCTTAATGTTGATGGCGGAATGCTTACCTAA